A region of Granulibacter bethesdensis DNA encodes the following proteins:
- a CDS encoding FUSC family protein, producing the protein MAVVSHTVVGQDASDTGAWLPGFLRSSAFFYALRLALSGSLALYAAYFLQFDNPSSALVTTIIVASPMRGAILSKSLWRFLGTILGCVASIMAVALFVQSPLLYLSAFAVWTGCCSYISNLLRYFRAYSAALAGYTIALIGFGDVLAHPDTIFSVALDRLSVVSLGILCSALVTMLLQPATSENRLQADAMQSLRDLLGLLAIVRDGASEEKILDTRRHLLFRIASYDQAVEFGAAESSEVARRANAFRQLFGLMTSVTVSCMRIGERLQALSDDPQTAQAAACLRRMLSGLIQHMPDNAQELRRLVAASSNMRVELGQFADHTDCLKSLGLVNLLDDTARQLRMIARLADPRVQKIRRVRLPLWRDHATALRSGLRAFLAAELLGLFWIYTEWPGGGSAIVMTAIIVALAATADNPSGMMKAFLQGTLIASVLSFVLVYGILVRMDGFPLLLMAYMPVVMLCGYMQASGRHAALAVSVMLFYAVLSPIANPIHYNLTGFLNSVFSSMIGALAANIAFMILVPPSFDMSIRLATLSLWRGVSDAARKKVPASHLTWEYPQYQKLMRISARLPPAGPERRRIGRGSAALVLTGREIFKIRHAIEHGIIPVSARPAVQRLLSVLRRQPQCAADFADHACREVTAVGGHDPHLLRTAASLAELHMLLLEGSRQVPQS; encoded by the coding sequence ATGGCGGTGGTATCACATACAGTCGTCGGCCAGGATGCGTCGGATACGGGTGCCTGGTTGCCCGGCTTTCTAAGATCATCGGCCTTTTTTTATGCGTTGAGGTTGGCCCTAAGTGGGTCGCTTGCCCTGTATGCCGCTTATTTTCTGCAATTTGACAATCCTTCGTCAGCCCTTGTTACCACGATTATTGTCGCAAGCCCGATGCGGGGTGCGATTCTGTCCAAAAGCCTGTGGCGTTTTCTGGGGACGATTTTGGGTTGCGTGGCCAGTATTATGGCTGTCGCGCTGTTTGTACAGTCACCGCTGCTGTATCTGTCTGCTTTTGCCGTCTGGACAGGATGTTGCAGCTATATCTCCAACCTTTTGCGCTATTTTCGTGCTTATAGTGCGGCGCTGGCAGGGTATACCATTGCATTGATAGGCTTCGGCGACGTGCTGGCCCACCCGGATACGATTTTCAGTGTCGCACTGGACCGGCTGTCCGTGGTGTCGCTGGGGATTTTATGCAGCGCATTGGTGACGATGCTGCTTCAGCCGGCTACTTCTGAGAACAGGCTTCAGGCAGATGCCATGCAGTCCCTGCGGGATCTGCTGGGATTGCTGGCGATAGTCAGGGATGGGGCCTCTGAAGAAAAGATTCTTGACACGCGCCGTCACCTGCTGTTCCGCATTGCCTCCTACGATCAGGCGGTGGAGTTCGGCGCGGCGGAGAGCAGTGAGGTCGCCCGTCGCGCCAATGCGTTCCGGCAGCTATTTGGTCTCATGACATCCGTGACGGTAAGCTGCATGCGGATCGGAGAGAGATTGCAGGCACTGTCGGATGACCCGCAGACCGCACAGGCTGCAGCCTGTTTACGCCGCATGTTGTCCGGTCTGATTCAGCACATGCCAGATAATGCTCAGGAGTTGCGACGCCTGGTTGCCGCATCCTCCAACATGCGTGTGGAACTGGGGCAATTTGCCGATCATACGGATTGTCTGAAATCGCTTGGGCTGGTCAATCTTCTTGATGACACTGCACGGCAGTTGCGGATGATTGCACGGCTTGCTGATCCACGGGTGCAGAAAATTCGACGTGTCAGGCTACCGTTATGGCGCGATCATGCGACTGCTTTGCGCAGTGGATTGCGTGCATTTCTGGCTGCTGAATTGCTGGGATTGTTCTGGATTTATACGGAATGGCCCGGCGGGGGCAGCGCAATTGTGATGACCGCGATTATCGTTGCTCTGGCAGCAACGGCCGATAATCCATCCGGAATGATGAAAGCATTCCTGCAAGGAACATTGATCGCCAGTGTCCTGTCTTTCGTGCTGGTATATGGCATTCTGGTGCGTATGGACGGATTTCCGCTGCTGCTGATGGCCTATATGCCTGTCGTGATGTTATGCGGCTATATGCAGGCAAGCGGGCGACATGCGGCGCTCGCTGTGTCGGTCATGCTGTTCTATGCCGTGCTGAGTCCGATCGCCAATCCCATTCACTATAATCTGACTGGATTTCTGAATTCGGTTTTCAGCAGTATGATTGGTGCTCTGGCGGCCAATATAGCCTTTATGATTCTGGTGCCTCCCAGTTTCGATATGTCCATTCGGTTGGCGACCCTGTCCCTATGGAGAGGAGTATCGGATGCTGCCCGTAAAAAAGTGCCTGCCTCCCACCTGACCTGGGAATATCCGCAATATCAGAAACTGATGCGTATTTCCGCCCGCTTGCCTCCCGCAGGGCCGGAGCGGCGGCGGATAGGCCGGGGATCAGCCGCACTGGTGCTGACAGGGCGGGAGATATTCAAGATCAGGCATGCTATCGAGCATGGCATTATTCCGGTTTCCGCCCGTCCTGCCGTGCAAAGGCTGCTGTCCGTCCTGCGCCGTCAGCCGCAATGTGCTGCCGACTTTGCTGACCATGCATGCAGGGAGGTGACGGCAGTCGGGGGGCATGATCCGCATTTGCTCCGGACTGCGGCATCGCTGGCCGAGCTTCATATGCTTCTGCTGGAAGGAAGCAGGCAGGTTCCGCAGTCATGA
- a CDS encoding alkene reductase has translation MSSTTLFSAGRIGAIPVANRVAMAPLTRARAGMDGVHTPLAIAYYRQRASAGLIISEATNISRQGRGYAFTPGIYTDAHVAAWRPIVDAVHEAGGRIVIQLWHVGRISHTSLQENGQPPVAPSAIQAGQTTFTESGPARPSMPRALHIDEIPGIIDDYRHAARLAKDAGFDGVEVHSANCYLLEQFIRDSTNHRDDAYGGSIENRTRLSFEVTQAVAEIWGADRVGIRLSPMTHSAGDTPLDSTPAETYGFLAERLGTLGLAYLHCIEGNTRETNAKDAFDYQALHRAFGGAYIANNSYDRDLALDVIASGHADMVAFGRPFIANPDLVERLHRNTPLATASQDVFYGGGAEGYTDFPTLTGTGN, from the coding sequence ATGTCGTCCACTACCCTTTTCTCTGCTGGTCGGATTGGCGCCATACCGGTTGCAAACCGTGTTGCCATGGCTCCCCTGACACGCGCCCGTGCAGGCATGGACGGGGTGCATACACCGCTGGCAATTGCTTACTATCGCCAACGCGCCTCTGCCGGCTTGATCATCAGCGAAGCCACCAATATTTCGCGGCAGGGACGCGGCTATGCCTTCACCCCCGGCATATATACCGATGCTCATGTCGCCGCCTGGCGTCCGATTGTTGATGCCGTGCATGAAGCAGGGGGACGCATCGTCATACAGCTATGGCATGTCGGGCGCATTTCTCACACCAGCCTGCAGGAAAACGGACAGCCCCCTGTCGCACCCTCCGCCATTCAGGCGGGGCAGACGACGTTCACCGAATCAGGCCCGGCCCGGCCCTCCATGCCCCGTGCGCTCCATATCGATGAAATCCCCGGCATCATCGACGATTATCGTCATGCCGCACGTCTGGCCAAAGATGCAGGCTTTGATGGCGTGGAAGTGCATTCCGCCAATTGCTATCTGCTGGAACAATTCATCCGTGACAGCACCAATCATCGCGACGACGCCTATGGTGGCTCAATCGAAAACAGAACCCGCCTGTCTTTCGAGGTCACACAGGCTGTTGCCGAAATATGGGGCGCAGACCGCGTCGGCATCCGTCTGTCTCCCATGACACATTCCGCGGGTGATACCCCGCTCGACAGTACTCCGGCAGAAACATACGGATTTCTGGCAGAGCGGCTCGGCACGCTGGGCCTGGCCTATCTGCACTGCATCGAAGGCAATACGCGTGAGACCAACGCCAAGGATGCTTTCGATTATCAGGCCCTGCATCGTGCCTTCGGTGGCGCCTACATCGCCAATAACAGTTATGATCGCGATCTGGCGCTGGATGTGATTGCATCCGGGCATGCCGACATGGTGGCATTCGGGCGGCCCTTTATCGCCAATCCTGATCTGGTGGAGCGGCTCCATCGCAATACACCGCTCGCCACAGCATCTCAGGACGTTTTCTACGGTGGCGGCGCAGAAGGATACACGGATTTCCCGACCCTGACCGGTACTGGAAACTGA
- a CDS encoding efflux transporter outer membrane subunit, with translation MSRFILPLGLAVFFSACTVGPDFRKPKTDIPPDWTEKHEHATSRDRINLAEWWRSFDDPVLDRLVDDAIANNHSLAIAQQRIIMARAERENAVAGWYPQINLSGTKQSRGYSGTMQWPGLPQIAYRYWDTTFDSSWELDIFGGTRRMVEAAKASADALVEGRRAILVSLISELASQYAVLRASQLRLEIVRKNEATAQHIVDLVSKEVGQGIRSTLDLSQARAELETIKATEPPLHAMIAMAAHAIGVLIGKPPGGALEAELLQPTPVLPVPPALPVLLPAQVIADRPDLRRVEREYAMALAQVGVAKAQLYPRFTIPIEVQPMSSTLHRLFSAASMTWMMGVGIAQPLFDGGRRHARLTAAQAEAEAARITYEQSVLIALREVEDALVNFSTAQERDKNLLEAQAQSQKALVQSRTLYEHGLTGYMRVLDAQRSALAAEDAVAISKLDRIRNTIQLYKALGGGWQNVTFNDPKVETGLLQRTGLPLGMGNPVKEEKAPN, from the coding sequence GTGAGTCGTTTTATCCTTCCCCTGGGCCTCGCGGTATTTTTCTCGGCTTGCACAGTCGGTCCCGATTTCAGGAAACCAAAAACTGATATCCCGCCTGACTGGACGGAGAAGCATGAGCACGCGACATCGCGGGATCGCATCAACCTGGCAGAATGGTGGCGCTCATTTGATGATCCGGTACTGGATCGGCTGGTTGATGATGCTATTGCTAATAATCACAGTCTGGCCATTGCCCAGCAACGCATCATCATGGCCCGTGCGGAGCGGGAAAATGCGGTGGCCGGCTGGTATCCCCAGATCAATCTGAGTGGTACCAAGCAAAGCCGTGGATATTCAGGCACGATGCAATGGCCGGGGCTGCCGCAGATTGCTTACCGTTACTGGGATACGACTTTTGATTCCAGTTGGGAGCTGGATATTTTCGGAGGCACCAGACGAATGGTGGAGGCTGCCAAGGCCAGTGCCGATGCGCTGGTGGAGGGCAGACGCGCCATATTGGTCAGCCTGATTTCCGAGCTGGCGAGCCAGTATGCAGTGTTGCGGGCCAGTCAGCTCCGGCTGGAGATCGTACGGAAAAACGAAGCCACCGCACAGCATATTGTTGATCTGGTCTCGAAAGAGGTCGGTCAGGGAATACGCTCGACCCTCGATCTGTCACAGGCCAGGGCGGAGCTGGAGACGATCAAGGCAACCGAGCCACCTTTGCATGCGATGATTGCCATGGCTGCGCATGCGATCGGTGTGCTGATTGGCAAGCCGCCCGGCGGCGCGCTGGAGGCGGAGTTACTGCAACCGACCCCTGTTCTGCCGGTGCCGCCCGCCCTGCCGGTTCTGCTGCCCGCGCAGGTGATCGCTGATCGCCCTGATCTCAGGCGGGTGGAGCGGGAGTATGCAATGGCTCTTGCCCAGGTCGGTGTTGCAAAGGCCCAGCTTTATCCGCGTTTCACGATCCCGATTGAGGTGCAGCCGATGAGCTCGACACTGCACCGGCTGTTCAGCGCGGCGAGCATGACCTGGATGATGGGGGTCGGCATTGCACAACCTCTGTTTGACGGGGGCCGTCGTCATGCCCGCCTGACGGCAGCCCAGGCCGAAGCGGAAGCGGCGCGGATCACGTATGAACAATCAGTGCTGATCGCGTTGCGTGAGGTTGAGGATGCGCTGGTCAATTTCTCCACAGCGCAGGAGCGGGATAAAAATCTGCTGGAGGCGCAGGCACAGAGCCAGAAGGCACTTGTTCAGTCCCGCACTCTCTATGAACATGGACTGACCGGTTATATGAGGGTGCTGGATGCGCAGCGTTCTGCACTGGCTGCAGAAGATGCTGTTGCCATCAGCAAACTCGACCGCATCCGCAATACGATCCAGCTTTACAAGGCGCTGGGTGGTGGATGGCAGAATGTGACTTTCAACGATCCGAAGGTTGAAACCGGGCTGCTCCAGAGAACCGGATTGCCGTTGGGAATGGGCAATCCGGTCAAGGAAGAAAAAGCCCCGAACTAA
- a CDS encoding DUF1656 domain-containing protein yields the protein MIHEVNIWGVLVAPITVYGVMALVLFAFLRTFWRLTGLLQFIWHPPLFELAVYVSILSLLVLYA from the coding sequence ATGATACATGAAGTCAATATTTGGGGTGTTCTGGTGGCCCCCATCACTGTGTACGGCGTGATGGCACTGGTGCTGTTTGCGTTTCTGCGCACTTTCTGGCGACTGACCGGGCTGTTGCAATTCATCTGGCACCCGCCGCTGTTTGAGCTGGCGGTTTATGTGTCGATCCTGTCCCTGCTTGTTCTCTACGCATAG
- a CDS encoding HlyD family secretion protein — protein MRFLKYVVRVMITLTAVAVAIWLGAMLWRVYMLAPWTRDGRVRAYVVSIGPEVPGYVTRVAVRDNQFVHKGEVLFELDPIRFRLAIAQAQAALDSAQARYRNHQADVKRRQGLTGIVSPEEQEQFRTTATVSAAEVEKAKADLDVAKLNLERSVLYAPVNGYVTNLQLRVGDYATAGHPLLAMIDADSFYIYGYFEETKLHHIKPGDPARIKLMGYAELLSGHVDSIGRGVNDKNQALDNLGLPDVDPVFTWVRLAQRIPVRVHIDKVPKSITLAAGMTCSVALGNEADQDQTAAGRAVQWLEDHL, from the coding sequence ATGCGATTTCTGAAATATGTTGTTCGCGTCATGATCACGCTGACAGCGGTTGCTGTGGCAATATGGCTGGGTGCCATGCTGTGGCGTGTCTACATGCTGGCACCCTGGACGCGTGACGGGCGTGTCCGCGCTTATGTCGTTTCCATAGGCCCGGAGGTGCCTGGATATGTGACCAGGGTTGCCGTCAGGGACAATCAGTTTGTGCATAAGGGGGAGGTGCTGTTCGAACTCGATCCGATCCGCTTTCGTCTGGCCATTGCGCAGGCTCAGGCTGCGCTGGACAGTGCCCAGGCACGGTACCGGAACCATCAGGCCGATGTGAAGAGGCGGCAGGGTTTGACGGGGATTGTCTCCCCTGAAGAACAGGAACAGTTCCGTACTACGGCTACCGTATCAGCAGCAGAGGTAGAAAAAGCGAAAGCCGATCTGGATGTTGCCAAGCTGAATCTGGAGCGGTCTGTCCTGTATGCCCCGGTCAATGGCTATGTGACGAATCTTCAACTCCGGGTTGGAGATTATGCAACGGCTGGCCATCCTTTGCTCGCAATGATCGATGCGGACAGCTTTTATATTTATGGCTATTTCGAAGAAACGAAACTGCATCATATCAAGCCCGGTGATCCTGCGCGCATCAAGCTGATGGGGTATGCGGAACTTCTGTCCGGCCATGTCGACAGTATCGGTCGCGGGGTCAACGACAAGAATCAGGCATTGGATAATCTCGGTCTGCCGGATGTGGACCCCGTGTTCACCTGGGTCCGTCTGGCGCAGCGTATTCCGGTCAGGGTTCATATCGATAAGGTTCCGAAATCGATTACGCTGGCAGCCGGCATGACCTGCTCTGTGGCGCTCGGCAATGAAGCCGATCAGGACCAGACCGCTGCCGGACGTGCCGTTCAGTGGCTGGAAGATCATCTGTGA